From a region of the Streptomyces tirandamycinicus genome:
- a CDS encoding IS3 family transposase (programmed frameshift), with translation MPKPYPEEFRQDVVRVARNRGPGVTVEQVATDFGVHPMTLWKWMRRADIDDGSKPGVTSQESAELREARRRIKLLEQENEVLRRAAAYLSQAHLPKRIYPLVKELAVDGVPVTVTCRVLKLARQPYYRWLDKPVAGAVLEEAHRANALFDAHRDDPEFGYRFLADEARGAGARMADRTAWRICRDNRWWSVFGKRRGRGRKAGPPVHDDLVSRNFTATGPNRLWLADITEHATGEGKLYLCAIKDVFSNRIVGYSIDARMKSRLAVTALDNAVTRREHVDGCILHSDRGSQFRSRKFVRALDRHRMAGSIGRVGAAGDNAAMESFFSLLQKNVLDRQAWATREELRIAIVTWIERTYHRRRRQASLGRLTPIEFETVMTTPALQAA, from the exons GTGCCCAAGCCCTATCCGGAAGAGTTCCGCCAGGACGTCGTACGGGTCGCGAGAAACCGCGGCCCGGGGGTGACGGTCGAGCAGGTAGCCACCGATTTCGGGGTCCATCCGATGACGTTGTGGAAGTGGATGCGCCGGGCGGACATCGATGACGGTTCCAAGCCCGGGGTGACCAGCCAGGAGAGCGCGGAACTGCGGGAAGCGCGTCGGCGGATCAAGCTGCTGGAGCAGGAGAACGAGGTTCTGCGCCGGGCTGCGGCCTATCTGTCGCAGGCACATCTGCCG AAAAGGATCTACCCGCTCGTGAAAGAGCTGGCCGTGGACGGGGTGCCCGTCACGGTGACGTGCCGGGTGCTGAAGCTCGCCAGACAGCCCTACTACCGCTGGCTCGACAAGCCGGTGGCCGGCGCCGTGCTGGAGGAGGCGCATCGCGCGAACGCGTTGTTCGACGCCCACCGCGACGACCCGGAGTTCGGCTACCGCTTCCTGGCCGATGAAGCGCGTGGTGCCGGGGCCCGGATGGCGGACCGGACTGCGTGGCGGATCTGCCGGGACAACCGCTGGTGGAGCGTGTTCGGGAAGAGACGTGGCAGGGGCAGGAAGGCCGGGCCGCCGGTGCACGACGATCTCGTGAGCCGCAACTTCACCGCGACCGGCCCGAACCGGCTGTGGCTTGCCGACATCACCGAACACGCCACGGGTGAGGGGAAGTTGTACCTCTGCGCGATCAAGGATGTCTTCAGCAACAGGATCGTCGGCTATTCCATCGACGCGCGGATGAAGTCCCGCCTGGCCGTGACCGCCCTGGACAACGCCGTGACCCGGCGCGAACACGTCGACGGCTGCATTCTGCACAGCGATCGCGGATCGCAGTTCCGCTCCCGGAAGTTCGTCCGGGCGCTCGATCGTCACCGGATGGCCGGATCGATAGGGAGGGTCGGAGCTGCCGGCGACAACGCGGCCATGGAGTCCTTCTTCAGCCTGCTGCAGAAGAACGTCCTCGACCGCCAGGCCTGGGCCACCCGCGAAGAACTCCGGATCGCGATCGTGACCTGGATCGAGCGGACCTACCACCGACGCCGCAGACAAGCCTCACTCGGCCGACTGACCCCCATCGAATTCGAGACCGTCATGACCACACCGGCCCTCCAGGCCGCGTGA
- a CDS encoding LamG-like jellyroll fold domain-containing protein — MASTAVALLALVGVASEPLSGSALAAGVDDGAEAAEASSSVPSDEAARGKAFWEDDSLPAKSEEQKASEKAVAEGHRVEVGSLTTESNQVFANPDGTFTVESSAGPERVRKDGSWVPIDTSLVRREDGLLAPKAAQDVVLSGGGSTAPLAKITRNGKAYELGTPWALPEPKISGSLAIYESVRPDVDLVVQVRPDGFTQNLVVHSREAASDPALNSIQFPVKTTGLSVKTADNGTVSLVDGSGHAVFSSSAALMWDTAETAPAPSGPAGAKPASFAAAAEAEADADSPVLPEPGSKTAIADVDVTSDALSVTPDQAFLDAADTSYPVVIDPPAVNSTLTGWTTIWSNLSGTSFWKTSHALGVGYDAYVDNKQAKSLFQFDTRSVAGKNILGATFTAYEIWSANCEKRDVNLYRTNAISSSTTWNKPPTGWSYVTKVSAAKGHSSSCPDGDVEFNATAAVAYTAKAKSTTTTLGLTASSTDPIAWKQFMSPADDRATKERKPRLSITYVSPLTAAPSAVKLSEPNIACSASTSPALIRDNTPRVTATPTSADGSNASLRPNFELYAGSSTTPTNLSPDTWTVSGHPGSDPTPTLTSGTTYKFRARSQYRYTYNGTTSYLYGPWSGYCYFKVDTTAPPKPTVTSSEYPQCAGITCDASPETGSVGQTGTFKITAGASDVRRYDIWLNGVLLETKTFTANTPTYEIKVTPTKRLSNVLRVQTFDLAGNVSEGADYLFKVAKASNPVAQWKLDATGFNAAGSNHALTLGGGAAWTTPARLDGGLRFNGTGAYAATSGPVVDTTGSFSVSAWTRLGSRTQISTVASQSGAQVGAFQLYYSSSYDRWVFNRYSSDGTSLVRAISTRPGVVGAWTHLLAVYDRNTQQIRLYVNGRLEATTAYTTPWAATGAFEIGRMKSPSSGTMGSYFKGDLDHVQAWNRVVFPDELWVQTNMENPDTGHPQAALLAHWTMDNTSGTTAADESGRGHTLQSLSGAAFTAADDPAHGNVLDLPSTQRGYATAPVPLDDSGSFTVAGWVNLDPTVLENTAGAHSPTVFAHPGAQRNAFRLWYRQEVGEVVGDWNFGVYETDVLQGPAATVTSEQVNPPGNWIHVVGVYDSANQSAKLYLAGQREGAEEGVFVDSIFQSDHPLMVAQARRHDTSDWGNRLYGQLDDMRVYAGVLSDAEIKQLATVDEPPVDIG, encoded by the coding sequence GTGGCGTCAACGGCCGTTGCATTGCTGGCCCTTGTCGGTGTGGCGAGCGAGCCGTTGTCCGGCAGCGCGCTGGCGGCGGGTGTGGACGATGGTGCTGAGGCTGCCGAGGCGAGTTCGAGTGTGCCTTCGGATGAGGCTGCGCGCGGTAAGGCCTTCTGGGAGGACGACTCTCTGCCTGCCAAGTCCGAGGAGCAGAAGGCTTCGGAGAAGGCGGTGGCCGAGGGTCATCGCGTCGAGGTGGGCAGCCTCACAACCGAGTCGAACCAGGTCTTCGCCAATCCCGACGGGACATTCACCGTCGAGTCGTCGGCAGGTCCGGAGCGAGTACGCAAGGACGGCTCCTGGGTGCCCATCGACACGTCGCTCGTCAGGCGTGAAGACGGGCTGCTCGCGCCGAAGGCGGCGCAGGATGTGGTGCTGTCGGGAGGCGGTTCGACGGCGCCGCTGGCGAAGATCACGCGCAATGGCAAGGCGTATGAGCTGGGTACTCCCTGGGCGCTGCCGGAGCCGAAGATCTCGGGTTCCCTCGCGATCTACGAATCTGTGCGTCCCGACGTTGACCTGGTGGTCCAGGTACGTCCGGATGGCTTCACACAGAACCTGGTGGTCCACAGCCGTGAGGCCGCGTCCGATCCGGCGCTGAACTCGATCCAGTTCCCTGTCAAGACCACCGGCCTGTCGGTGAAGACGGCGGACAACGGCACCGTTTCGCTCGTCGACGGCAGTGGCCATGCGGTGTTCTCCAGTAGCGCCGCGCTGATGTGGGACACCGCGGAAACGGCCCCAGCGCCGTCCGGGCCGGCCGGGGCAAAGCCTGCGTCGTTCGCTGCTGCGGCCGAAGCCGAGGCTGACGCGGACAGTCCAGTGCTTCCTGAGCCGGGCTCGAAGACCGCCATTGCGGACGTCGACGTGACCAGCGATGCCCTGTCGGTGACGCCTGACCAGGCCTTCCTGGATGCCGCTGATACGTCGTACCCGGTGGTCATCGACCCGCCGGCAGTGAACTCGACGCTGACCGGTTGGACGACGATCTGGTCGAACCTGTCGGGGACGTCGTTCTGGAAGACCTCGCATGCTCTTGGTGTCGGCTACGACGCGTACGTCGACAACAAGCAGGCCAAGTCGCTGTTCCAGTTCGACACCCGAAGTGTCGCGGGCAAGAACATCCTGGGGGCGACGTTCACGGCCTATGAGATCTGGTCGGCGAACTGTGAGAAGAGGGATGTCAACCTCTACCGCACGAACGCCATCTCCAGCTCGACGACGTGGAACAAGCCGCCCACCGGCTGGTCCTACGTCACGAAGGTCTCCGCGGCGAAGGGTCACTCGTCAAGCTGCCCCGATGGCGACGTGGAGTTCAACGCGACCGCCGCGGTGGCCTACACAGCCAAGGCCAAGTCGACGACCACAACACTTGGTCTGACGGCGAGCAGCACAGACCCGATCGCGTGGAAGCAGTTCATGTCACCGGCCGACGATCGTGCGACGAAGGAGCGCAAGCCGCGGCTTTCCATCACGTATGTGTCGCCACTCACGGCTGCTCCGTCGGCGGTGAAACTTTCCGAGCCGAACATCGCTTGCTCTGCCTCGACGAGTCCGGCACTCATCCGGGACAACACGCCGCGAGTGACGGCCACGCCGACGTCGGCAGATGGCTCGAATGCGAGTCTGCGTCCCAACTTCGAGCTGTACGCGGGATCGAGCACGACACCGACCAACCTGAGTCCGGACACATGGACGGTCAGCGGCCATCCCGGATCGGACCCGACCCCGACGCTGACGAGCGGCACTACATACAAGTTCCGTGCCAGGAGTCAGTACCGCTATACGTACAACGGCACGACGAGCTACCTGTACGGACCGTGGTCGGGCTACTGCTACTTCAAGGTCGACACCACTGCTCCGCCCAAGCCCACTGTGACGTCCTCGGAGTATCCGCAGTGCGCGGGGATCACGTGTGACGCCTCGCCGGAGACCGGAAGTGTCGGGCAGACCGGCACGTTCAAGATCACCGCCGGCGCCAGCGACGTTCGGCGCTACGACATCTGGCTCAACGGTGTGCTGCTGGAGACCAAGACGTTCACGGCCAACACGCCCACCTACGAGATCAAGGTCACCCCGACCAAGCGGCTCTCCAACGTCCTGCGGGTTCAGACGTTCGACCTGGCGGGCAATGTCAGTGAGGGCGCGGACTACCTGTTCAAGGTGGCCAAGGCCTCGAATCCTGTGGCCCAGTGGAAGCTCGATGCCACCGGCTTCAACGCGGCCGGCTCGAACCATGCCCTCACTCTCGGTGGCGGTGCGGCATGGACGACTCCGGCCCGGCTGGACGGTGGTCTTCGTTTCAACGGCACCGGCGCCTACGCGGCCACATCCGGGCCCGTGGTGGATACCACGGGGAGCTTCTCCGTGTCCGCGTGGACCAGGCTGGGAAGCCGGACCCAGATCAGCACGGTGGCCAGCCAGAGCGGCGCCCAGGTCGGAGCCTTCCAGCTGTACTACTCAAGCTCCTACGACCGGTGGGTGTTCAACCGCTACAGCTCCGATGGCACCAGCCTGGTGCGGGCGATCTCCACCCGTCCGGGTGTCGTCGGGGCGTGGACGCACCTGCTGGCCGTTTACGACAGGAATACCCAGCAGATCCGCCTGTACGTCAATGGCCGTCTGGAGGCCACCACCGCGTACACCACACCATGGGCGGCCACGGGCGCTTTCGAGATCGGCCGGATGAAGAGCCCCAGCAGCGGCACTATGGGCAGCTACTTCAAGGGCGACCTGGACCACGTGCAGGCGTGGAACCGTGTGGTGTTCCCCGACGAACTCTGGGTGCAGACCAACATGGAGAACCCGGACACGGGGCACCCGCAGGCTGCGTTGCTGGCTCACTGGACCATGGACAACACCTCCGGCACCACGGCCGCCGACGAGTCCGGCCGCGGCCACACCCTGCAGTCGCTCTCAGGTGCGGCATTCACCGCGGCGGACGACCCCGCCCACGGCAACGTGCTCGACCTGCCAAGTACCCAGCGCGGATACGCCACCGCCCCGGTCCCCCTCGATGACTCCGGCAGCTTCACCGTGGCCGGCTGGGTCAACCTTGACCCCACTGTTCTGGAGAACACCGCGGGCGCTCATTCGCCCACGGTCTTCGCCCATCCCGGTGCGCAGCGCAACGCCTTCCGCCTCTGGTACCGCCAAGAGGTAGGCGAAGTGGTCGGTGACTGGAACTTCGGCGTCTACGAGACGGACGTGCTGCAAGGGCCGGCCGCGACGGTCACCTCCGAGCAGGTCAACCCGCCCGGCAACTGGATCCATGTAGTCGGCGTGTACGACTCCGCGAACCAGTCGGCCAAGCTCTATCTCGCCGGCCAGCGCGAGGGGGCCGAGGAAGGCGTCTTCGTCGACAGCATCTTCCAGTCCGACCATCCACTGATGGTTGCCCAGGCACGCCGTCACGACACCAGCGACTGGGGCAACCGCCTGTACGGGCAGCTCGACGACATGCGCGTCTACGCCGGCGTGCTGTCCGACGCCGAGATCAAACAGCTCGCGACCGTGGATGAGCCCCCGGTCGACATCGGCTGA
- a CDS encoding RHS repeat-associated core domain-containing protein, with the protein MTTAIVTTLLGAAPAQSFDRDHSALAKAKFGKAEPFKARHKKLTDPTRQAATKTRERATKKVVWPTGGATSVAVPTKASTTARAADLPVTLAQPLPAKSIKGGKANRAPAPRQTAPAKAGVRILDRSTTAKLGIDGVVMTVGRADGKADPSELSVSLDYSGFAHAYSGNWASRLRVVQLPACALTTPAKADCRTTNPVPSTNNTADQTVTAQVTTPKTTQARSAFTVLAVSAGAASDQGGYEATPLSPSATWSGGGSNGDFTWSYPLDAVQAPAGPEPSLSLSYSTQSVDGRTSSTSAQPSWIGEGFDLPTSYIERSYGSCDDDGQDQKYDQCWKEDNASIVLNGKASALVKDKTTGTWHVQGDDAERVVRGTGAVNGDDGDAGTNGDVGEYWTVTGTDGTQYIFGKNRLPGWTTGKAETNSVWTVPVFGDDSGEPGYSSGTSFAGRAKNQAWRWNLDYAVDPHGNVMTYWYDKELNYYAKNASTGYGTEYVRGGYLKRIDYGQRTDTIFSTTQPAAARVKFIVKERCIPVSGGETCTSLTESNRNAWPDVPFDQICKKDTVCTDQPSPSFFSRKRLTDVTTQVYKGTGTGADTDYRDVNTWTLDHSFPDPGDGSNAGLWLKSIQHTGKSGTPITLPPVTFTGVQMPNRVDKIGDDVAPFIKWRVRTITSETGSVLTVNYSNPECVADSNIPAALDKNTKLCYPVKWIPPSNPTPGTNPQPRTDWFHKYVVKQIHESDPTGGAPLKQTDYTYHGGGAWAYDDQSPITQAKYRTWGTWRGFQKVTTTTGEAAGTPTKSVSLFYRGMHGDKQADGTTRNEAVTDSKGTAVTDAEQFAGQLREQITYNGTTGAEVSGTITTPWSRTTATATHAYGTVHAYMVRTGKEVKRTPIPGGGEITSTTTTTYDTKSGQPLIVETEGGGQKDCTRTEYATNDAAWMLTYPKRVEKVSVGCAATPIRTGDPKTTDVISDVRLSYDGSAWGVAPTRGDVTATHRVTGYASGVAQLQTVSTGTFDGLGRLTDVYDTNGTRTKHTEYTPAAGGPLTATKETNALGHTVTTEIIPDWGVNKASIDPNNGRTEMAYDALGRLTDIWLADRAADQAPSNKFEYKVQRDKTSWVATKSLNNDGSTYQTSYAIYDALLRPRQTQAPAVGGGRVITETKYDTRGLEVETAADYIDTTAPTGGLANLLTAAPAGTQKIYDGAGRPTTEILLAQGKEFSRTTTIYEGNATTVEPPTGASAVREEVDSRGRLSEKREYDGNKASGDYTKLTYSYDKSDQFTQVKDSDGNTWSYEYDFLGRKIAASDPETGTTKTEYNNLDQISVTEDARGNVLSYTYDLLGRTTGKLTGRIPVVNGNPVIDDSKYLARWSYDTIAKGQPTSAIRYDGGKNGKVYAVTNASYDKLYRVLKEQYSISTSEGAVAGTGVYTITNAYNLDGTLQQRTIPAMGGLAQEVLVYGYNAQRMPETLKGLTGIVQSTAYLPAGERIRTTLGVSSTANWTEINNSYQDGTKRLARQTVVSETHSGTDADIYYRYDTAGNPIEIDDRSTAAGDKQCFTYDGHRRLKSAWTATTDCATAPTTGNVGGVAPYWQSFTYDSAGNRKTGTNHLASGGPATTTYSYDLKNGDTARPHLLASTTTTPTSPSKPNTSYTYDAAGNTTTRTIGAKTQTLNWGPENNLTKVTEADNSETSFLNDASGNRLIRRDTAGTTLYLGETELRFDKVTNKVQATRYYTHGGQVVAMRTPNALTWLCTDHNGTANLQIDASTQAIARRYMQPFGETRGATPPSWVGDRGFVGGTQDPTGLTHLGARDYDPTTGRFISADPISDLKDPQQINGYAYSNNNPVTFADPDGKFLFGLIQLIKAVIRYVTAVIHTYYRQQSSTRASRTSSRSGISPWGTGSSSSTGTDCSSTYPAYKPGCNTNVEPEDPRAQGGWGDFLGGIGHNFAEAGEALTKLSPWCYIEDCSGGTKQYDDFVTSKGVDKDTKAFDAGDAAAEAAGFITGFVGLVRSLAKKLLSGAVKKDSPWDLPPNKRGFAIEGRLGGNLPNNFPTIDYWDAASGVATSIKSIDTSLKTYQTASKLKGTANSYVKKMENFDGASYSGVTVNKSQIKVRGLQIAVPKSATAEQMKVLNQVKADAVAKGVTVTILQMD; encoded by the coding sequence GTGACCACGGCCATCGTCACCACACTGCTGGGGGCCGCCCCCGCGCAGAGCTTCGACCGCGATCACAGTGCCCTCGCGAAGGCCAAGTTCGGCAAGGCCGAACCCTTCAAGGCCCGGCACAAGAAGCTCACCGACCCGACGCGCCAGGCCGCGACCAAGACACGCGAGCGGGCCACGAAGAAGGTCGTCTGGCCCACAGGCGGCGCCACGAGCGTCGCCGTTCCGACGAAAGCCAGCACAACCGCTCGCGCAGCCGACTTGCCCGTCACCTTGGCTCAGCCGCTTCCGGCTAAGTCCATCAAGGGCGGCAAGGCCAATCGCGCCCCTGCGCCGAGGCAGACCGCGCCGGCAAAGGCTGGTGTGCGCATCCTGGACCGCAGCACGACTGCCAAGCTCGGCATTGACGGCGTGGTCATGACCGTGGGCCGCGCGGACGGCAAGGCTGATCCGTCTGAGCTGTCCGTCAGCCTCGACTACAGCGGCTTCGCCCACGCCTACAGCGGCAACTGGGCCTCACGCCTCCGCGTGGTCCAGTTGCCGGCGTGCGCACTCACAACCCCGGCCAAGGCCGACTGCCGCACGACCAACCCGGTGCCGTCCACCAACAACACCGCAGATCAGACGGTCACCGCCCAGGTCACCACCCCCAAGACGACACAGGCCCGGAGCGCCTTCACCGTTCTGGCGGTCTCCGCAGGTGCCGCCTCCGATCAAGGCGGCTACGAGGCAACCCCGCTGTCCCCGTCGGCGACCTGGTCAGGCGGCGGCTCCAACGGCGACTTCACCTGGTCCTACCCCCTGGATGCCGTACAGGCCCCCGCGGGTCCCGAACCGTCGCTGTCGCTCAGCTACTCGACCCAGAGCGTCGACGGCCGCACCTCCTCCACGAGCGCCCAGCCGTCCTGGATTGGCGAAGGCTTCGACCTGCCAACCTCCTACATCGAGCGCTCTTACGGCTCGTGCGACGACGACGGCCAGGACCAGAAGTACGACCAATGCTGGAAAGAGGACAACGCCTCCATCGTCCTGAACGGAAAGGCCAGCGCCCTCGTCAAGGACAAGACCACCGGCACCTGGCACGTGCAGGGCGATGACGCCGAGCGCGTCGTCCGCGGAACCGGCGCGGTCAATGGCGATGACGGCGACGCCGGCACCAACGGCGACGTCGGCGAGTACTGGACCGTCACGGGCACCGACGGAACCCAGTACATCTTCGGCAAGAACCGCCTTCCAGGCTGGACCACCGGCAAGGCCGAGACCAACTCCGTATGGACTGTGCCAGTCTTCGGCGACGACTCGGGCGAACCCGGCTACTCGTCCGGCACCAGCTTCGCCGGACGCGCCAAGAACCAGGCATGGCGGTGGAACCTCGACTACGCCGTCGACCCGCACGGCAACGTCATGACCTACTGGTACGACAAGGAACTCAACTACTACGCCAAGAACGCATCGACCGGGTACGGCACCGAGTACGTCCGCGGCGGCTACCTCAAGCGCATCGACTACGGCCAGCGCACCGACACCATCTTCTCAACCACCCAGCCGGCCGCTGCCCGCGTGAAGTTCATTGTCAAAGAACGCTGCATCCCCGTCTCCGGCGGTGAGACCTGTACCTCGCTGACCGAGTCCAATCGCAACGCCTGGCCCGACGTACCGTTCGACCAGATCTGCAAGAAGGACACCGTCTGCACCGACCAGCCCTCGCCGTCCTTCTTCTCCCGCAAGCGGCTGACCGACGTCACCACCCAGGTCTACAAGGGCACCGGCACCGGAGCGGACACCGACTACCGCGACGTCAACACCTGGACCCTGGACCACTCCTTCCCGGACCCTGGTGACGGTTCGAACGCAGGCCTGTGGCTGAAGTCCATCCAGCACACCGGCAAGTCCGGCACCCCCATCACACTGCCCCCAGTGACGTTCACCGGTGTCCAGATGCCCAACCGTGTCGACAAGATCGGTGACGATGTCGCGCCGTTCATCAAGTGGCGCGTGCGCACCATCACATCGGAGACCGGATCTGTCCTGACGGTGAATTACTCCAACCCGGAGTGCGTCGCCGACAGCAACATCCCGGCCGCGCTCGACAAGAACACCAAGCTTTGCTACCCCGTCAAATGGATCCCGCCATCCAACCCCACACCCGGCACAAACCCGCAGCCGCGCACGGACTGGTTCCACAAGTACGTGGTCAAGCAGATCCATGAGTCCGACCCGACCGGTGGCGCCCCCCTGAAGCAGACCGACTACACCTACCACGGCGGCGGCGCCTGGGCGTACGACGACCAGTCCCCGATCACTCAGGCCAAGTACCGGACATGGGGAACCTGGCGCGGCTTCCAGAAGGTAACCACCACGACCGGTGAGGCCGCCGGAACGCCGACCAAGAGCGTCAGTCTCTTCTACCGTGGCATGCACGGCGACAAGCAGGCCGACGGCACCACCCGCAACGAGGCGGTCACCGACTCCAAGGGCACCGCGGTCACCGACGCTGAGCAGTTCGCCGGCCAGTTGCGCGAGCAAATCACCTACAACGGCACGACCGGTGCGGAGGTTTCCGGCACCATCACCACACCTTGGTCCCGGACCACAGCCACGGCAACCCACGCCTACGGCACCGTCCACGCCTACATGGTCCGCACCGGCAAGGAAGTCAAGCGCACTCCGATCCCTGGGGGCGGTGAAATCACCTCGACGACGACCACAACGTACGACACAAAGAGCGGTCAGCCCCTGATCGTCGAGACGGAAGGTGGCGGACAGAAGGACTGCACCCGCACCGAGTACGCCACCAACGATGCCGCCTGGATGCTTACCTACCCCAAGCGCGTCGAGAAAGTTTCCGTCGGCTGTGCCGCCACACCGATCCGGACCGGCGACCCCAAGACTACCGACGTCATCTCCGACGTCCGGCTGTCCTACGACGGCAGTGCCTGGGGCGTCGCACCCACGCGAGGAGACGTCACCGCCACGCACCGCGTGACCGGATACGCATCTGGTGTCGCCCAACTGCAGACAGTGAGCACGGGTACTTTCGACGGTCTCGGTCGTCTCACTGACGTCTATGACACCAACGGCACACGCACCAAGCACACCGAGTACACACCCGCAGCAGGCGGACCGCTGACCGCGACCAAAGAGACCAACGCGCTTGGCCACACCGTCACCACCGAGATCATTCCTGACTGGGGCGTGAACAAGGCCAGCATCGATCCCAACAACGGGCGCACCGAGATGGCCTACGACGCACTTGGCCGTCTCACCGATATCTGGCTGGCCGACCGCGCCGCCGACCAGGCGCCCAGCAACAAGTTCGAGTACAAGGTCCAGCGCGACAAGACATCCTGGGTCGCCACCAAGTCGCTCAACAACGACGGCAGCACCTATCAGACGTCGTACGCCATCTACGATGCACTCCTGCGCCCTCGCCAGACCCAGGCGCCGGCAGTCGGTGGCGGGCGTGTCATCACGGAAACGAAGTACGACACCCGCGGCCTAGAGGTGGAAACGGCCGCCGACTACATCGACACCACCGCGCCCACCGGTGGCCTTGCCAATTTGCTGACCGCGGCCCCGGCCGGAACCCAGAAGATCTACGACGGAGCAGGCAGGCCCACCACCGAGATCCTCCTTGCGCAGGGCAAGGAATTCTCCCGCACCACGACCATCTACGAAGGCAACGCCACGACCGTGGAGCCGCCAACGGGCGCCTCTGCAGTGCGGGAAGAGGTAGACAGCCGCGGCCGCCTGTCGGAGAAGCGGGAATACGACGGCAACAAGGCCAGCGGTGACTACACCAAGCTCACCTACTCCTACGACAAGTCCGACCAGTTCACGCAAGTCAAGGACAGCGACGGCAACACATGGAGCTACGAGTACGACTTCCTCGGCCGCAAGATCGCAGCTAGTGATCCCGAGACCGGCACCACCAAGACCGAGTACAACAACCTCGACCAGATCAGCGTCACCGAAGACGCCCGCGGTAACGTCCTGAGCTACACCTACGACCTCCTCGGACGTACGACGGGCAAACTCACCGGACGCATCCCTGTCGTCAACGGCAACCCCGTCATCGACGACTCCAAGTACCTGGCCCGCTGGTCCTACGACACCATCGCTAAGGGACAGCCCACCTCTGCCATCCGCTACGACGGCGGAAAGAATGGCAAGGTCTACGCAGTCACCAACGCCTCCTACGACAAGCTCTACCGTGTGCTGAAGGAGCAGTACTCGATCAGCACCAGCGAAGGAGCAGTCGCCGGTACCGGCGTCTACACCATCACCAACGCCTACAACCTCGACGGCACCCTTCAGCAGCGCACCATTCCCGCGATGGGCGGCCTTGCCCAAGAAGTGCTCGTCTACGGCTACAACGCCCAGCGCATGCCCGAAACCCTGAAGGGCCTGACGGGCATCGTGCAGTCCACTGCCTACCTCCCGGCAGGCGAGAGGATCCGCACCACCCTCGGCGTCTCCTCAACCGCCAACTGGACTGAGATCAACAACTCCTACCAGGACGGCACCAAGCGTCTTGCGCGCCAGACCGTCGTCTCGGAAACCCACAGCGGCACCGACGCCGACATCTATTACCGTTACGACACAGCCGGCAACCCGATCGAAATCGATGACCGCTCCACCGCGGCGGGCGACAAGCAGTGCTTCACGTACGATGGCCACCGGCGCCTGAAGAGCGCCTGGACTGCCACCACCGACTGCGCCACTGCGCCGACCACTGGCAATGTCGGCGGCGTCGCCCCGTACTGGCAGTCGTTCACCTACGACAGCGCCGGTAACCGCAAGACTGGCACGAACCACTTGGCATCCGGCGGCCCGGCGACCACCACCTACTCCTACGACCTCAAGAACGGCGACACGGCCCGTCCACACCTGCTGGCAAGCACCACAACTACACCCACTAGCCCGTCCAAGCCGAACACGAGCTACACCTACGACGCAGCGGGCAACACCACTACTCGCACGATCGGCGCCAAGACCCAGACGCTGAACTGGGGACCGGAGAACAACCTCACCAAAGTCACCGAGGCTGACAACTCCGAGACGTCGTTCCTCAACGACGCCTCCGGCAACAGGCTCATCCGCCGAGACACCGCTGGTACGACCCTGTACCTGGGCGAGACCGAACTCCGCTTCGACAAGGTAACGAACAAGGTTCAAGCCACCAGGTACTACACCCACGGCGGACAGGTCGTGGCCATGCGCACACCTAACGCGCTCACCTGGCTGTGCACTGACCACAATGGCACTGCCAACCTGCAGATAGATGCCTCCACGCAGGCGATTGCCCGGCGATACATGCAGCCCTTCGGTGAGACCCGTGGCGCCACACCGCCTAGCTGGGTCGGAGATAGGGGATTCGTCGGAGGAACCCAGGACCCGACTGGTCTCACTCACCTTGGCGCCCGCGACTACGACCCCACCACCGGGCGCTTCATCAGCGCCGACCCCATCTCGGACTTGAAGGATCCGCAACAGATCAACGGCTACGCCTACAGCAACAACAACCCGGTAACCTTCGCCGATCCCGACGGCAAGTTCCTCTTCGGTCTCATCCAACTGATCAAGGCCGTCATTCGATACGTTACCGCTGTCATTCACACTTACTACCGGCAGCAGTCCAGCACGCGAGCCTCCAGGACGTCTTCACGCTCCGGGATCTCCCCCTGGGGCACCGGAAGTAGTAGCAGCACCGGAACGGACTGCAGCTCCACGTATCCGGCCTACAAGCCTGGATGCAACACAAATGTGGAGCCGGAAGACCCCAGGGCTCAGGGTGGTTGGGGGGACTTCCTCGGCGGCATAGGGCACAACTTCGCGGAGGCCGGCGAAGCACTCACAAAACTGAGCCCTTGGTGCTATATCGAAGACTGCAGTGGAGGAACGAAGCAGTACGACGACTTCGTCACCAGTAAAGGTGTCGATAAGGATACGAAAGCGTTCGATGCGGGTGATGCCGCGGCTGAAGCGGCAGGCTTCATCACAGGCTTTGTTGGGCTTGTCAGGTCCCTCGCCAAGAAGCTGCTGAGCGGTGCCGTCAAGAAAGACTCTCCGTGGGACTTGCCGCCCAACAAGCGTGGATTCGCCATCGAGGGGCGACTCGGCGGGAATCTGCCGAACAATTTCCCAACGATCGACTACTGGGATGCCGCATCCGGAGTTGCAACCAGCATCAAGTCTATCGACACGTCCCTTAAGACCTATCAAACAGCATCCAAGCTCAAGGGGACTGCGAACAGCTATGTCAAAAAGATGGAGAACTTCGACGGTGCTTCGTACAGCGGAGTGACGGTGAACAAGTCGCAGATCAAGGTCCGCGGGCTGCAGATCGCTGTTCCGAAGTCGGCAACCGCTGAACAGATGAAGGTCCTCAATCAAGTGAAGGCTGACGCAGTGGCCAAGGGTGTGACCGTCACCATCCTCCAGATGGACTAG